In Anaerotignum faecicola, a genomic segment contains:
- a CDS encoding M56 family metallopeptidase, protein MTNLWTVLYFTLGITLTGLMLVLFKRLFRDKLSARWHYLVWLVLLVRAILPENLRLFSTGFALNTLWVSWMKRLRAAVELGRNSLLSTPFGMGGGEVSLLKKMPFSAWSLTDRLFAVYLAGVAAVLLYDALLYARLRLEIRKGAAATPSLREKIRKTAEKYDLPAQKSVRICKGIETPFLCGMVRPILVVPESMAETIDEKVLLHEMLHLKHHDVLVNFLLHLLQALNWFNPFVYWLCRIIRNDSEALCDQRALEKLCGEEKREYGMLLLDMADSRCASRIGTTSMANGARNIKTRIGRIADFGRVPKGAAFATACITVVLCLASVSFAYQPQYFDTSKVETAEDLRLTLEDARYFEIPSAEMAISILYEAFEERDLAKLALTVPQEEFDTYRDWALAEYKAAEDTYHARLDSGTKADYTYRFYDSMEMEDFYLLDEQADGSMDGIMQVNELSAEKSVTQHFLHFRIFEETKGNWSIALLEDESRAFDIYGTVNYGIYKLEEEMAQGSYRQVGDWRVADAAYCRQWGFLFGSNDVMNSLLGINQEMQFNDTLAPFATHAAYLEYTGTALREKQNVLVAIACPQEMKEDEYWESIDSFVVGSGGSSSAGVAWEIISTDEDWDGRISFAEGEDSDNLADAFARLETPYEVRLYTNHKELLETIPLKGGALDAGNNPTKGNNTGKRSTGNNNAGAENK, encoded by the coding sequence ATGACGAATCTATGGACAGTTCTGTATTTTACCCTCGGCATTACGCTGACGGGACTGATGCTTGTGCTTTTCAAGCGGCTGTTTCGGGATAAGCTTTCCGCAAGATGGCATTATCTGGTGTGGCTGGTGCTTCTGGTGCGCGCCATTCTGCCCGAAAATCTGCGGCTTTTTTCGACAGGCTTTGCGCTGAATACGCTTTGGGTCTCATGGATGAAGCGTCTGCGTGCGGCGGTGGAGCTGGGGCGGAATTCGCTGTTATCCACGCCCTTTGGGATGGGCGGCGGCGAGGTTTCTCTGCTGAAAAAAATGCCGTTTTCCGCATGGTCGCTGACGGATAGGCTATTTGCGGTCTATCTGGCAGGGGTGGCGGCAGTTTTGCTGTATGATGCACTGCTGTATGCAAGGCTACGGCTCGAAATTCGCAAGGGGGCGGCGGCAACGCCCTCCTTACGGGAGAAAATCAGAAAAACGGCGGAAAAATATGACCTTCCCGCACAGAAAAGCGTGCGTATCTGCAAGGGAATCGAAACGCCGTTTCTCTGCGGCATGGTGCGCCCGATTCTGGTTGTGCCGGAAAGCATGGCAGAAACGATTGATGAAAAGGTGCTGCTGCATGAAATGCTGCATTTGAAGCATCATGATGTATTGGTGAATTTCCTGCTGCATCTGTTGCAGGCGCTCAACTGGTTCAATCCGTTTGTTTATTGGCTGTGCCGCATCATCCGCAACGACAGCGAGGCTCTTTGCGACCAGCGTGCATTGGAAAAGCTGTGCGGTGAGGAAAAACGGGAATACGGGATGCTCCTGCTTGATATGGCGGACAGCCGCTGTGCGAGCCGCATCGGGACAACCTCTATGGCGAACGGCGCGAGGAATATCAAAACGCGCATCGGGCGAATTGCGGATTTCGGGCGTGTGCCAAAGGGGGCAGCCTTTGCAACGGCGTGTATTACGGTGGTGCTTTGCCTTGCTTCGGTCAGCTTTGCCTATCAGCCCCAATATTTCGATACCTCCAAGGTGGAAACGGCGGAGGACTTGCGGCTGACACTGGAGGATGCGCGCTATTTCGAGATTCCCTCGGCGGAAATGGCAATTTCGATTCTTTATGAAGCATTTGAGGAACGAGATCTGGCGAAGCTTGCGCTGACCGTGCCGCAGGAGGAATTTGACACCTATCGGGATTGGGCGCTTGCGGAATACAAAGCGGCGGAGGACACCTATCATGCCCGTCTGGATTCCGGGACAAAGGCGGACTATACATATCGCTTCTATGATTCCATGGAGATGGAGGATTTTTATCTGCTGGATGAGCAGGCGGACGGCTCGATGGACGGGATTATGCAGGTCAATGAGCTTTCGGCGGAGAAATCGGTCACCCAGCATTTCCTGCACTTCCGTATTTTTGAGGAGACGAAGGGGAACTGGTCGATTGCGCTTCTGGAGGACGAAAGCAGGGCTTTTGATATCTACGGCACTGTGAACTATGGGATATATAAGCTGGAGGAGGAAATGGCGCAGGGCAGCTATCGGCAGGTCGGCGACTGGAGGGTCGCGGATGCGGCGTATTGTCGGCAGTGGGGCTTCCTTTTCGGCAGCAACGATGTGATGAATAGTCTGCTTGGCATAAATCAGGAGATGCAGTTCAATGATACGCTTGCGCCGTTTGCGACCCACGCCGCCTATCTGGAATACACGGGCACGGCGTTAAGAGAAAAGCAGAACGTATTGGTTGCGATTGCTTGTCCGCAGGAGATGAAAGAGGACGAGTATTGGGAGAGCATCGACAGCTTTGTGGTTGGTAGCGGCGGCAGCAGCTCCGCGGGCGTGGCATGGGAGATTATCAGCACAGACGAGGATTGGGACGGCAGAATTTCCTT
- a CDS encoding BlaI/MecI/CopY family transcriptional regulator — translation MDYKISDSEWKVMEILWEKGTATQSEVMDALTEGWNKNTVYTFLSRLEHKGLVAAEGSPKRYAAVIGREECVRQEEESFLNKVYHGSAGKLVAAFVEEGRLTEKEKAMLKQLLEGMDV, via the coding sequence ATGGATTACAAAATTTCCGACAGCGAATGGAAGGTGATGGAAATTCTCTGGGAGAAGGGCACAGCCACGCAAAGCGAGGTGATGGATGCCCTGACGGAGGGGTGGAACAAAAACACGGTGTATACCTTTCTGAGCCGTCTGGAGCATAAGGGACTGGTGGCGGCAGAGGGCAGCCCGAAGCGGTATGCGGCAGTCATCGGGCGCGAGGAATGTGTGAGACAGGAGGAGGAAAGCTTTCTGAACAAGGTCTATCATGGCTCGGCAGGAAAACTGGTGGCGGCGTTCGTGGAGGAGGGCAGGCTGACGGAGAAGGAGAAGGCAATGCTGAAGCAGCTTCTGGAGGGGATGGACGTATGA
- a CDS encoding Ig-like domain-containing protein yields MKKRIASITLSLAMCLTLLPTAAYAEDVSEGGAFDSQSSTGNGAATVTGSNEAVDTTKNTVVYTGENETTTVVCKVSNSDELKNALNNNDNSITEIDITADFTYNGSIATGDKKIVVNEGVTLTIGGSKTKITGKFENNGTITITSSYECIWKAQTTGSGKIVAKNQKWGEYQTYVDYGCVPEENLTNCRINIVKDIDKEPTVILPETMTVGDTITPTFTNIVNGVDLENAFKFKWENNGNTVYNGAVSPTLTKKGTLKLTVSVKKPYVMRSSSGSYGISDVSGTVKEVLLDTVFVNANSGNNNNIGNTKAAPLKAISKAVDEVADGGTIILLSDYTSTALSFDKNVTIKSDDGGKYTVQVTREVAVKDDMTVTFDSVNVKDFNFTKYYSSSVGSGNVEFKNCTGSGIEIADNVISNVTLENSQLGGRFGAQGILTLKNATINGSFSTKDFVAKGKNIYVPEDNRSKVSRIEGTATIANAVEIQLSAPDATTPYQERKLIETTADANNFTVSSPYQLKKQTEYNGTYIYAFIPVTSVTLTPETLSIEAGKTAELTATISPANASDQQFSWDVEDTEIASVYGHTSETKTVTALKEGQTQITVTVGGQTASCTVTVTPRTISVESITLNKTQLSMVKGATETLAATVLPTTATDKAVTWKSSDTAVATVENGVVTAVAAGNATITATAGGKTAICAVTVTNPSNSSSSGGGGSSTPRYAVTVPDKTENGSLSVTPQNAKRGSDVTITATPDKGYEVGDIVAKDVNGNKLTLKDNGDGTYTFTMPASKVTIEATFAEKQADEPVAPEKLFADVSADDYYYEAVKWASENGVTGGIGENLFGAKLPCTRAQIVTFLWRAAGSPEPKGMSGFVDVSADAYYAKAVAWAVEQGIASGTSATTFSPDAVCTRAQSVAFLYRAFGEKVNKAAGFSDVSADAYYADAVAWAVENGVASGIGGGLFAPDQDCARGQIVAFLYRAYQNK; encoded by the coding sequence ATGAAAAAACGAATTGCAAGCATCACGCTTTCGCTCGCAATGTGCCTGACATTGCTGCCGACAGCGGCGTATGCTGAGGATGTATCTGAGGGGGGGGCATTTGACAGCCAGTCAAGCACGGGTAACGGTGCGGCTACTGTTACAGGCTCGAATGAAGCTGTTGATACAACTAAGAATACGGTTGTATATACAGGCGAGAATGAGACTACTACGGTTGTGTGTAAAGTTAGCAATAGCGACGAACTTAAAAATGCTCTCAATAATAATGATAATAGCATAACAGAAATAGATATCACTGCGGATTTTACTTACAATGGTTCCATTGCTACAGGGGATAAGAAAATCGTAGTGAATGAGGGCGTTACGCTTACAATCGGCGGATCTAAAACAAAGATTACGGGTAAATTTGAAAATAATGGTACGATTACAATCACTTCCAGTTACGAATGTATCTGGAAAGCGCAGACCACAGGTTCAGGGAAAATCGTTGCAAAGAACCAAAAATGGGGGGAATATCAGACATATGTGGATTATGGCTGTGTTCCTGAGGAAAACCTTACAAACTGTCGAATCAATATTGTAAAAGATATCGACAAAGAACCGACCGTAATCCTTCCGGAGACGATGACCGTAGGGGATACAATTACGCCGACCTTTACGAATATAGTTAATGGAGTAGATTTGGAGAATGCGTTTAAATTCAAATGGGAAAATAATGGTAACACTGTTTATAATGGTGCGGTAAGCCCTACACTTACAAAAAAAGGTACATTAAAACTTACAGTTTCTGTGAAAAAACCATATGTGATGCGTTCTTCTTCCGGTTCATATGGCATCTCTGATGTAAGTGGTACAGTGAAAGAAGTACTCTTGGATACGGTATTTGTGAATGCAAACAGCGGCAATAATAATAATATCGGGAATACAAAAGCTGCACCGCTGAAAGCCATCAGTAAGGCAGTCGATGAAGTAGCGGATGGCGGAACGATTATTCTTTTGAGTGATTATACGAGCACTGCGCTTTCGTTTGATAAGAATGTTACAATAAAAAGTGACGATGGTGGAAAATATACAGTACAGGTAACGAGAGAAGTTGCTGTAAAGGATGATATGACTGTAACTTTTGATTCCGTTAATGTGAAGGATTTTAATTTTACTAAATATTATAGTAGTTCTGTCGGCAGTGGGAATGTAGAGTTCAAAAACTGCACAGGCAGCGGCATTGAGATTGCAGACAATGTAATCAGCAATGTTACTTTGGAAAATTCTCAGCTTGGCGGAAGATTCGGCGCACAGGGAATACTGACGCTGAAAAATGCGACAATCAACGGTTCTTTCTCTACAAAAGATTTTGTGGCAAAAGGGAAAAATATTTATGTACCAGAAGATAATCGCTCTAAGGTAAGCAGAATCGAAGGAACAGCAACGATTGCAAACGCTGTTGAAATTCAGCTTTCCGCGCCTGATGCAACAACGCCATATCAGGAAAGAAAACTGATTGAAACAACAGCAGATGCAAACAATTTTACGGTTTCGAGTCCTTATCAGCTGAAAAAACAAACAGAATATAACGGAACATATATCTATGCCTTTATCCCTGTAACAAGCGTAACTCTGACACCGGAAACTCTTTCTATTGAAGCAGGGAAAACGGCGGAGCTTACCGCAACAATTTCTCCTGCAAATGCAAGCGACCAGCAGTTTAGCTGGGATGTCGAAGATACAGAAATTGCATCTGTATATGGACATACCTCCGAAACAAAAACGGTAACAGCATTAAAAGAAGGACAGACCCAAATTACTGTTACGGTAGGTGGACAGACTGCAAGCTGCACAGTAACCGTTACACCGAGAACTATTTCTGTAGAGAGCATCACATTAAATAAAACACAGCTTTCTATGGTAAAGGGCGCAACGGAAACGCTCGCGGCAACCGTATTGCCCACAACGGCAACAGACAAAGCAGTGACTTGGAAAAGCAGTGATACAGCGGTTGCAACGGTAGAAAACGGCGTTGTAACGGCGGTTGCGGCAGGCAATGCTACGATTACCGCTACAGCAGGTGGCAAAACAGCAATTTGCGCAGTAACCGTTACCAATCCTTCCAATTCCTCCTCCTCCGGCGGTGGCGGCAGCAGCACCCCCAGATATGCTGTCACAGTGCCCGACAAGACAGAAAACGGTTCTTTGAGCGTAACGCCCCAAAATGCGAAAAGGGGCAGTGACGTAACCATCACCGCTACCCCCGACAAGGGCTACGAGGTAGGCGACATCGTTGCGAAGGATGTAAACGGCAACAAATTGACCCTCAAGGACAACGGCGATGGCACATATACCTTCACCATGCCTGCCTCCAAGGTTACGATTGAAGCAACTTTCGCGGAGAAGCAGGCAGACGAACCTGTTGCACCCGAAAAGCTTTTTGCGGATGTTTCCGCGGATGATTATTATTACGAAGCGGTGAAATGGGCAAGCGAAAATGGCGTGACAGGCGGCATTGGCGAGAACCTTTTCGGCGCAAAGCTGCCCTGCACCAGAGCGCAGATTGTCACCTTCCTGTGGCGTGCGGCAGGCTCTCCCGAACCGAAGGGCATGAGCGGCTTTGTTGATGTTTCCGCAGATGCGTACTACGCGAAGGCGGTTGCGTGGGCGGTTGAGCAGGGGATTGCCAGCGGCACCTCCGCAACAACCTTTAGCCCCGATGCAGTCTGCACCAGAGCGCAGAGCGTTGCCTTCCTCTATCGCGCCTTTGGCGAAAAGGTGAATAAAGCGGCAGGCTTCAGCGATGTTTCCGCGGATGCGTATTATGCGGATGCGGTTGCGTGGGCTGTGGAAAATGGCGTTGCAAGCGGCATTGGCGGCGGTCTCTTTGCCCCCGATCAGGACTGCGCACGCGGTCAGATTGTGGCGTTCCTTTACCGCGCATATCAGAATAAATAA
- a CDS encoding DegV family protein yields MKQIVLVAETGSDINPVLAAEYNIKIVPMHVSFDHETMEDGAFPVEKIVDYYEETGKLPKTSGSTPGDFETAFDRIHAEYPDAQLLYLAYSAVTTCSMQSAVLAAEERDYVTILDTKQVSAGQCNVVIAVAEFLRQHPDWTMEEAVSAAEDLIARAKMCFMPENLEFLRAGGRVSNVAFLGAKLLNLHPVIEILDGKLVATKKYRGKMKKVAVQMLTEYAEKYNLERDCLWFVWVVGFPDAVRQAVEEAAKALGFKKTRWIQAGGVITTHGGPAAFGLAGFTRK; encoded by the coding sequence ATGAAGCAGATTGTTCTTGTTGCAGAAACCGGCTCTGATATCAATCCCGTCTTAGCGGCGGAATATAACATAAAAATCGTACCCATGCATGTTTCATTTGACCATGAAACCATGGAGGACGGCGCATTTCCCGTCGAGAAAATTGTAGATTACTATGAGGAAACGGGCAAACTGCCGAAAACCAGCGGCAGTACGCCCGGTGACTTTGAGACTGCCTTTGACCGCATCCATGCGGAATACCCCGATGCACAGCTGCTGTATCTGGCATATTCTGCGGTGACAACCTGCTCCATGCAGAGTGCGGTTCTGGCGGCAGAGGAACGGGACTATGTCACGATTCTGGATACGAAGCAGGTTTCCGCAGGGCAGTGCAATGTGGTGATTGCGGTGGCGGAGTTTTTGCGGCAGCACCCCGATTGGACGATGGAAGAAGCAGTCAGCGCGGCGGAGGATTTGATTGCAAGGGCGAAGATGTGCTTCATGCCGGAAAATCTGGAATTTCTGCGTGCCGGCGGTCGTGTCAGCAATGTGGCATTTCTGGGGGCAAAGCTTTTAAATCTGCATCCTGTGATTGAAATTCTGGATGGCAAGCTGGTCGCAACGAAAAAATACCGCGGAAAAATGAAGAAGGTTGCCGTGCAGATGCTGACGGAATACGCGGAGAAATATAATCTGGAACGGGACTGCCTGTGGTTTGTCTGGGTGGTCGGCTTTCCGGATGCGGTGCGGCAGGCAGTGGAGGAAGCGGCGAAGGCACTTGGCTTCAAGAAAACCAGATGGATTCAGGCGGGCGGTGTGATTACGACGCATGGCGGTCCGGCGGCGTTTGGCTTGGCAGGGTTTACGAGGAAATAA
- a CDS encoding LTA synthase family protein gives MGKIKFKKPDIKGCFGKLKSLKWADMKNGIRAMKKRQAEKEAAYRNSRFAQKMQKLYPYMNRYSLILHGIWAIAINFLIEAMSRHSVVAAISYSRVSTKAFLYNAFMIFVTFSIVYLCKRRVFARFILSFLWLLLGLTNGLMLSRRVTPFNAQDLKTVSEGVSLFTNYFNVLELAGIAIILILLVLGLIHLFRTAGRFKGKINYVISIVLVGASFAGYGVLTDYVIQNRIVSTYFANIAFAYQDYGLPYCFAASIFNTGISEPNGYTKEKMMEISNNGEITKSTSDAKVLPNVIFVQLESFFDVSEFTALQTSKDALPNLRKMASEYSSGYCQVPSIGAGTANTEFEMLTGMSMRYFGPGEYPYKSYLKEKTAESAATALAAFDYGTHAVHNHSGNFYSRAKVYNNIGFDTFTSKEFMNFDTTETGWAKDEVLLEHIKDCLDSTEQQDFVFTVSDQGHGSYPEERIIEHPHLMAGGLESEEKNCQWEYYVNQVYEMDQFAADLVDMMDKRGEPAVVVFYGDHLPTMGLTEADMKSGSLFNTNYVIWDNIGLKKEDGTIPSYQMMSVVMDRIGLHTGTVFNYHQERMNSADQAEYLMDLELLQYDLLYGEQYVYNGNPVITEGHMTMGIRDAEILYSSETVDGHYTLVGENFTKWSQVYVNGEKQSRKFINDNILKLKKSTLKDWDVITIGQVGSSNTIFRTSPEYVYLEGRVVPYTDELKEEKLLLDAADDPEKLAQLRQEQRAEKRAERRSESYRQAEAAKTAE, from the coding sequence ATGGGAAAAATAAAGTTCAAAAAGCCTGATATCAAGGGCTGTTTCGGCAAGCTGAAATCTCTGAAATGGGCAGATATGAAGAACGGTATTCGTGCGATGAAAAAGCGGCAGGCGGAAAAGGAAGCGGCATACCGCAACAGCCGCTTTGCACAGAAAATGCAGAAGCTTTATCCCTATATGAACCGCTATTCACTGATTTTGCACGGCATTTGGGCAATCGCCATCAACTTTCTGATAGAGGCAATGTCCCGTCATTCTGTGGTGGCGGCAATTTCGTATTCGCGTGTTTCCACGAAGGCATTTCTGTATAATGCGTTTATGATTTTTGTTACCTTTTCGATTGTATATCTATGCAAGCGGCGTGTGTTTGCCCGCTTCATCCTCAGCTTTCTCTGGCTGCTTCTGGGGCTGACCAATGGGCTGATGCTTTCCAGAAGGGTTACGCCGTTTAATGCACAGGATTTGAAAACGGTCTCGGAGGGGGTTTCCCTTTTCACGAATTATTTTAACGTGCTGGAGCTGGCAGGGATTGCGATTATCCTGATTCTTCTGGTGCTGGGGCTGATTCATCTGTTCCGCACGGCAGGGAGATTTAAGGGAAAAATCAATTATGTGATATCCATTGTGCTTGTGGGGGCTTCCTTCGCAGGCTATGGTGTACTGACGGATTATGTCATTCAGAACCGTATCGTTTCGACCTATTTCGCGAATATCGCGTTTGCATATCAGGACTACGGTCTGCCCTATTGCTTTGCGGCAAGTATTTTTAATACGGGCATTTCCGAGCCAAACGGCTACACGAAGGAAAAAATGATGGAAATCAGCAACAATGGTGAGATTACAAAAAGCACCTCCGATGCAAAGGTGCTGCCGAATGTGATTTTCGTGCAGCTGGAGTCCTTCTTTGATGTTTCCGAATTTACGGCATTGCAGACCTCGAAGGATGCCCTGCCGAATCTGAGAAAAATGGCTTCGGAATATTCCTCCGGCTATTGTCAGGTGCCTTCCATCGGCGCAGGCACGGCAAATACGGAATTTGAAATGCTGACAGGCATGAGCATGCGTTATTTCGGCCCCGGCGAATATCCTTATAAGAGTTATCTGAAGGAAAAGACTGCGGAAAGCGCGGCAACGGCGTTGGCGGCATTTGATTACGGCACGCATGCGGTGCATAACCACAGCGGGAATTTCTACAGCAGAGCGAAGGTATACAATAACATTGGCTTTGATACCTTCACCAGTAAGGAATTTATGAATTTTGACACGACAGAAACCGGCTGGGCAAAGGACGAGGTGCTTTTGGAGCATATCAAGGATTGTCTGGATTCCACGGAGCAGCAGGACTTTGTATTTACCGTCAGCGATCAGGGGCACGGCAGCTATCCTGAGGAGCGCATCATTGAGCATCCGCACCTGATGGCAGGCGGTCTGGAATCGGAGGAAAAGAACTGCCAGTGGGAATACTATGTCAATCAGGTATACGAAATGGATCAGTTTGCGGCGGACTTGGTGGACATGATGGACAAGCGCGGCGAGCCTGCGGTAGTCGTATTCTATGGTGACCATCTGCCGACCATGGGGCTGACCGAAGCGGATATGAAGAGCGGCAGCCTGTTTAATACGAATTATGTTATCTGGGACAACATCGGGCTGAAAAAAGAGGATGGCACGATTCCAAGCTATCAGATGATGTCTGTCGTGATGGATCGTATCGGTCTGCATACGGGCACGGTGTTCAATTATCATCAGGAAAGAATGAATTCCGCAGATCAGGCGGAATACCTGATGGATCTGGAGCTGCTACAGTATGATTTGCTTTACGGCGAGCAGTATGTCTATAACGGCAATCCCGTCATTACGGAGGGACACATGACAATGGGCATACGCGATGCCGAGATTCTGTATTCGAGTGAAACGGTGGACGGGCATTATACCCTTGTGGGCGAAAACTTCACGAAGTGGAGTCAGGTTTATGTCAACGGAGAAAAACAGTCGCGGAAGTTTATCAATGATAATATTCTCAAGCTGAAAAAGAGTACGCTCAAGGATTGGGATGTCATTACCATCGGTCAGGTTGGCTCAAGCAATACGATATTCCGCACATCGCCTGAGTATGTTTATCTGGAGGGGCGCGTTGTGCCGTATACGGATGAGCTGAAGGAGGAAAAGCTGCTCTTAGATGCGGCGGATGACCCCGAAAAGCTGGCACAGCTGCGGCAGGAGCAGAGAGCCGAAAAGCGCGCGGAGAGAAGAAGCGAATCCTATCGACAGGCAGAAGCGGCAAAGACAGCTGAATAA
- a CDS encoding hybrid sensor histidine kinase/response regulator — protein MEEQPQPLEKETAEINGSKTHRLRVVIVFLFLLTVFLVSVYTFILQRNYSENTLESAVEWNTQCADAIHKLVLQKLTGEDYKNISTIADMQSERYQRLQKELSELRKLNPTRYLYTAKMGADGRPIYLIDGLDLDAKDFAYPGTYIEKEMVPYIEAALAGETVYSQEIVDTAWGDIFTACYPVREDTGEVIGAICMEMDMEHTYKLLEQSNRAAVKMAMFAAIVLVLFALGAYCLIQKSRTKSEEQQEQLQKAVEAADAANEAKSVFLFNVSHDIRTPMNAIIGYAELADRNLDKKELLRSYLEKIGICGQKMLSILDNVLELSRIETGNVVLEESAAEAESVLDDCLHMVSAEIEKKHQTLTISKDIIYPYIYMDISRFTEIILNLISNAIKYTGEGGTIRCSVRQLPAQKDGRCIQELSVSDNGIGMSEEFQKHIFESFTRERSSTVSGVEGTGLGMGIVKKLVEMMHGEIKIHSRVGEGSTFTIRIPCRIAAFEDTQTKRAQVHPNGKPLAGKRILLAEDNDLNAEIAIALLEEEGLLVERAADGVKCMEMLEKAPAHFYDLILMDIQMPILGGYDTTRKIRRMADAEKAAIPIIAMTANAFAEDKQRALAAGMNDHVAKPIDMNKLIPTLQKYI, from the coding sequence ATGGAAGAACAGCCGCAGCCTTTGGAAAAAGAAACGGCAGAGATAAACGGAAGCAAAACACACAGGCTAAGGGTTGTTATTGTATTTTTATTCCTGCTTACGGTATTTCTCGTTTCTGTATATACCTTTATTTTGCAGAGAAATTACAGCGAAAATACACTGGAATCGGCTGTAGAATGGAATACTCAGTGCGCTGATGCCATTCATAAGCTGGTGCTGCAAAAATTAACCGGAGAGGATTACAAAAATATTTCTACGATTGCGGATATGCAGTCAGAACGCTATCAGAGGCTGCAAAAGGAGCTGAGCGAGCTGCGAAAGCTGAATCCCACCCGCTATCTTTATACAGCGAAGATGGGGGCGGACGGCAGACCGATTTATCTGATTGATGGGCTGGATTTGGATGCAAAGGATTTTGCCTATCCCGGAACGTACATAGAAAAAGAAATGGTTCCGTATATCGAAGCGGCACTTGCAGGAGAAACCGTTTATTCGCAGGAAATCGTGGACACCGCATGGGGGGATATTTTCACAGCCTGCTATCCGGTGCGCGAGGATACCGGCGAGGTGATCGGTGCGATTTGCATGGAAATGGATATGGAGCATACCTATAAGCTGCTGGAGCAAAGCAATCGTGCGGCGGTGAAGATGGCTATGTTTGCGGCTATTGTTTTGGTGCTGTTTGCCTTAGGTGCGTATTGCCTGATACAAAAAAGTAGAACGAAAAGCGAGGAGCAGCAGGAGCAGCTGCAAAAGGCGGTTGAGGCGGCGGATGCAGCCAATGAAGCAAAATCGGTGTTTCTGTTCAATGTGAGCCACGATATCCGCACGCCCATGAATGCGATTATTGGCTATGCCGAGCTGGCGGACAGGAATCTGGACAAAAAGGAGCTGCTGCGAAGCTATTTGGAAAAAATCGGCATCTGCGGACAGAAAATGCTGTCCATACTGGATAACGTACTGGAATTATCGAGGATTGAAACGGGCAATGTGGTGCTGGAGGAAAGCGCGGCTGAAGCAGAATCGGTTCTGGATGACTGCCTGCACATGGTCAGCGCGGAGATTGAAAAGAAGCACCAGACCTTGACCATTTCCAAGGATATCATCTATCCGTATATTTATATGGATATCTCCCGTTTTACGGAAATCATTCTGAATTTAATCAGCAATGCGATTAAATATACAGGCGAGGGCGGTACAATTCGCTGCTCTGTGCGCCAGCTTCCTGCACAGAAGGATGGCAGATGTATACAGGAGCTTTCCGTCAGCGACAACGGGATTGGCATGTCAGAGGAATTCCAGAAGCATATTTTTGAATCCTTCACCAGAGAACGCTCCTCTACGGTCAGCGGTGTGGAAGGTACGGGGCTCGGCATGGGTATCGTGAAAAAGCTGGTGGAGATGATGCATGGCGAGATTAAAATACACAGCAGAGTGGGGGAAGGCTCGACCTTTACGATTCGGATTCCCTGCCGTATTGCGGCTTTTGAGGACACACAAACCAAGCGCGCACAAGTCCATCCGAATGGCAAGCCGCTTGCGGGTAAGCGGATTCTGCTTGCAGAGGATAACGATTTGAATGCGGAAATCGCGATTGCGCTTCTGGAGGAGGAAGGACTTCTGGTGGAGCGCGCGGCGGACGGCGTGAAATGTATGGAAATGCTGGAAAAGGCACCGGCGCATTTTTATGATCTGATTCTGATGGATATTCAGATGCCGATTCTGGGTGGCTATGATACCACAAGGAAAATCCGCAGAATGGCGGATGCCGAAAAGGCAGCTATTCCGATTATCGCCATGACGGCAAATGCCTTTGCGGAGGACAAACAGCGTGCGCTGGCGGCAGGCATGAATGACCATGTTGCAAAGCCGATTGATATGAATAAGCTGATTCCGACCTTGCAGAAATATATATAA
- a CDS encoding 2-oxoacid:acceptor oxidoreductase family protein → MSTFSSIIAGFGGQGSLLMGKIMAYAGMLEGKEVSWCPSYGPEMRGGTANVNVIISDENVGSPVVTKDADCIVALNQPSLDKFVGVVKEGGALVVNADLCTVGAVKDGVKVYAVPANKIATDNFGGSKLANLVMLGAVVYATGAIDIAGLDETFAHVFEGGKAKFIPNNKKAFELGYEYAKNL, encoded by the coding sequence ATGAGTACATTTTCTTCTATCATCGCAGGTTTCGGCGGCCAGGGCTCTCTGCTGATGGGTAAAATTATGGCTTATGCTGGCATGCTGGAAGGCAAAGAAGTTTCCTGGTGTCCTTCCTATGGTCCCGAAATGCGTGGCGGTACTGCAAACGTAAACGTAATCATTTCCGACGAAAATGTTGGTTCTCCCGTTGTTACAAAGGATGCAGACTGTATCGTAGCACTGAACCAGCCTTCTCTGGATAAATTTGTAGGCGTTGTAAAGGAAGGCGGCGCTCTGGTTGTGAATGCTGACCTTTGCACCGTTGGCGCTGTAAAGGATGGCGTTAAGGTATACGCTGTTCCCGCAAACAAAATTGCAACAGACAACTTCGGCGGCTCCAAGCTGGCTAACCTGGTTATGCTGGGTGCAGTTGTTTACGCAACAGGCGCAATTGATATTGCAGGTCTGGATGAAACATTCGCACATGTTTTTGAAGGCGGCAAAGCAAAATTCATCCCCAACAACAAAAAAGCATTTGAGTTGGGCTATGAATATGCAAAAAATCTGTAA